From Dehalococcoidia bacterium, the proteins below share one genomic window:
- a CDS encoding HDIG domain-containing protein, whose product MNRAEALKAVTDNVKNQNLVKHMLAAEAIMRALARKFGEDEEEWGLAGLLHDIDYEILAGDMTNHSKLSAEMAQKMGASPGVVHAILCHNEAHGAACESRMDKALFCADPLTGLITAGALIRPEKKLAIVEASSIRKRFKEKSFAAGANREQIATCSTLGLTLEEFIALGLEAMKGISGELGL is encoded by the coding sequence ATGAACAGGGCGGAAGCTCTCAAGGCCGTTACGGATAACGTGAAGAATCAAAACCTGGTCAAGCACATGCTGGCCGCCGAAGCCATCATGCGGGCGCTGGCGCGAAAATTCGGGGAGGATGAGGAGGAGTGGGGGCTGGCCGGCCTGCTGCATGACATTGATTACGAAATCCTCGCCGGGGACATGACCAACCACAGCAAGCTCAGCGCCGAAATGGCGCAGAAGATGGGCGCAAGCCCCGGGGTGGTGCATGCCATTTTGTGCCATAACGAGGCGCACGGGGCGGCCTGCGAGAGCCGCATGGATAAAGCCCTCTTTTGCGCCGACCCGCTAACCGGCCTCATTACGGCAGGCGCGCTGATACGGCCCGAAAAGAAGCTGGCTATTGTCGAGGCGTCATCAATCCGCAAGCGCTTCAAGGAAAAGAGCTTTGCCGCGGGCGCCAACCGCGAGCAGATTGCCACCTGCTCAACACTCGGCCTGACGCTGGAGGAATTCATTGCGCTGGGGCTTGAGGCGATGAAGGGGATAAGCGGGGAGCTGGGGCTGTAA